A DNA window from Ipomoea triloba cultivar NCNSP0323 chromosome 10, ASM357664v1 contains the following coding sequences:
- the LOC116032449 gene encoding MACPF domain-containing protein CAD1 isoform X1 — MENLITTLCNSIQALGRGFDVTSDIRLLYCKGAPGSRLVHLDQHRTKTLNLYSGVLIPNVSADIECSSGQRTTEATPVFSFHEMAKYFNDMSNIPGQIPLGSFNAMFNFTGSWKLDAAATKSLAMIGYIIPLFTVKLVNSESLVLRDEIKRAVPYSWDPASLASFIENFGTHIVTSATIGGRDVVYIKQHQSSPLSVSDIENYVKDIGDQRFSDSKSLPSSGPLKYKDKDVTVIFRRRGGDDLEQSHDKWAKTVETTPDVINMTFTPIVSLLEEVPGIKYLTRAIELYLEYKPPIEDLQYFLDFQISRVWAPEQNNLQRKEPVCPTLQFSLMGPKLHISPDQVTVGRKPVTGLRLSLEGCKQNRLAIHLQHLVSLPKILQPHWDSHMAIGAPKWQGPEEQDSRWFEPIKWKNFSHVSTAPIEHTETSIGDLSGVHIVTGAQLGVWDFGAKSVLHLKLLFSKVPGCTIRRSVWDHNPANPCAAQRPDGSSTSASNEKAADKKGESSSQMGKLAKIVDMTEMSRGPQDTPGHWLVTGAKLGVDKGKIVLRLKYSLLNY; from the exons ATGGAGAATTTGATTACAACTCTCTGCAACTCAATCCAAGCTCTGGGTAGAGGATTCGATGTCACCTCCGATATAAGGCTGTTGTATTGCAAGGGCGCTCCTGGGTCTCGCCTGGTTCATCTGGATCAACATCGCACCAAAACTCTCAACCTTTATTCTGGGGTTTTGATCCCTAATGTCTCCGCTGATATTGAGTGCTCTAGTGGGCAGAGAACCACTGAGGCCACTCCTGTTTTTAGCTTCCATGAG ATGGCTAAATACTTCAATGACATGTCTAATATACCTGGACAGATTCCGCTAGGGAGCTTTAATGCCATGTTTAACTTTACTGGGTCTTGGAAACTTGATGCTGCAGCTACCAAGTCTCTTGCGATGATTGGATACATCATTCCGCTTTTCACTGTCAAACTAGTGAATTCGGAGTCTTTAGTTTTGCGTGATGAAATCAAACGTGCTGTTCCCTATTCTTGGGATCCAGCATCCTTGGCGAG ttttattgaaaattttggaaCCCATATTGTCACCTCTGCAACAATTGGTGGAAGGGATGTGGTTTATATTAAACAGCATCAGTCGTCTCCTCTGTCAGTGTCTGACATTGAGAACTATGTGAAGGACATAGGAGATCAGAGATTCTCAGATTCAAAAAGCCTCCCAAGTTCGGGTCCCTTGAAATACAAGGATAAG GATGTTACAGTTATTTTCCGAAGAAGAGGAGGTGATGATCTTGAGCAGAGTCATGACAAGTGGGCAAAGACGGTAGAAACAACACCAGATGTAATCAATATGACATTTACGCCCATTGTTTCGTTGCTGGAAGAGGTTCCTGGGATAAAGTACCTGACTCGTGCAATTGAGTTATACTTGGAAT ACAAGCCACCGATAGAGGACTTGCAGTATTTCTTAGACTTCCAAATTTCTCGAGTTTGGGCCCCAGAGCAGAATAACCTCCAAAGAAAGGAGCCCGTCTGCCCAACTCTTCAGTTCAGCTTGATGGGTCCGAAGCTTCATATAAGTCCAGATCAG GTAACAGTTGGGCGTAAGCCAGTCACGGGGCTCAGACTCAGCCTAGAAGGCTGCAAGCAGAACCGTCTCGCTATCCATTTGCAGCATCTCGTCTCTCTTCCTAAAATTCTCCAACCTCACTGGGATTCCCACATGGCTATAGGCGCACCCAAGTGGCAAGGCCCCGAAGAGCAAGACAGTCGATGGTTTGAGCCAATAAAGTGGAAGAATTTCTCCCACGTAAGCACTGCGCCGATAGAGCACACGGAAACATCCATCGGGGACCTCTCTGGCGTTCACATCGTAACCGGGGCTCAGCTCGGCGTTTGGGATTTTGGTGCTAAGAGCGTGTTGCACCTGAAGCTCCTCTTCTCCAAGGTACCGGGATGCACAATAAGGCGATCCGTGTGGGACCACAATCCCGCTAACCCGTGTGCCGCACAGAGACCCGACGGCTCTTCCACGTCCGCTTCAAACGAGAAAGCTGCAGACAAGAAAGGTGAGAGCTCGAGCCAAATGGGGAAATTGGCGAAGATCGTGGACATGACGGAAATGTCGAGGGGCCCGCAGGACACGCCGGGGCATTGGTTGGTGACGGGCGCTAAGCTCGGGGTCGACAAAGGTAAAATCGTGCTGCGCTTGAAGTACTCGCTGTTGAATTACTGA
- the LOC116032449 gene encoding MACPF domain-containing protein CAD1 isoform X2 — MAKYFNDMSNIPGQIPLGSFNAMFNFTGSWKLDAAATKSLAMIGYIIPLFTVKLVNSESLVLRDEIKRAVPYSWDPASLASFIENFGTHIVTSATIGGRDVVYIKQHQSSPLSVSDIENYVKDIGDQRFSDSKSLPSSGPLKYKDKDVTVIFRRRGGDDLEQSHDKWAKTVETTPDVINMTFTPIVSLLEEVPGIKYLTRAIELYLEYKPPIEDLQYFLDFQISRVWAPEQNNLQRKEPVCPTLQFSLMGPKLHISPDQVTVGRKPVTGLRLSLEGCKQNRLAIHLQHLVSLPKILQPHWDSHMAIGAPKWQGPEEQDSRWFEPIKWKNFSHVSTAPIEHTETSIGDLSGVHIVTGAQLGVWDFGAKSVLHLKLLFSKVPGCTIRRSVWDHNPANPCAAQRPDGSSTSASNEKAADKKGESSSQMGKLAKIVDMTEMSRGPQDTPGHWLVTGAKLGVDKGKIVLRLKYSLLNY; from the exons ATGGCTAAATACTTCAATGACATGTCTAATATACCTGGACAGATTCCGCTAGGGAGCTTTAATGCCATGTTTAACTTTACTGGGTCTTGGAAACTTGATGCTGCAGCTACCAAGTCTCTTGCGATGATTGGATACATCATTCCGCTTTTCACTGTCAAACTAGTGAATTCGGAGTCTTTAGTTTTGCGTGATGAAATCAAACGTGCTGTTCCCTATTCTTGGGATCCAGCATCCTTGGCGAG ttttattgaaaattttggaaCCCATATTGTCACCTCTGCAACAATTGGTGGAAGGGATGTGGTTTATATTAAACAGCATCAGTCGTCTCCTCTGTCAGTGTCTGACATTGAGAACTATGTGAAGGACATAGGAGATCAGAGATTCTCAGATTCAAAAAGCCTCCCAAGTTCGGGTCCCTTGAAATACAAGGATAAG GATGTTACAGTTATTTTCCGAAGAAGAGGAGGTGATGATCTTGAGCAGAGTCATGACAAGTGGGCAAAGACGGTAGAAACAACACCAGATGTAATCAATATGACATTTACGCCCATTGTTTCGTTGCTGGAAGAGGTTCCTGGGATAAAGTACCTGACTCGTGCAATTGAGTTATACTTGGAAT ACAAGCCACCGATAGAGGACTTGCAGTATTTCTTAGACTTCCAAATTTCTCGAGTTTGGGCCCCAGAGCAGAATAACCTCCAAAGAAAGGAGCCCGTCTGCCCAACTCTTCAGTTCAGCTTGATGGGTCCGAAGCTTCATATAAGTCCAGATCAG GTAACAGTTGGGCGTAAGCCAGTCACGGGGCTCAGACTCAGCCTAGAAGGCTGCAAGCAGAACCGTCTCGCTATCCATTTGCAGCATCTCGTCTCTCTTCCTAAAATTCTCCAACCTCACTGGGATTCCCACATGGCTATAGGCGCACCCAAGTGGCAAGGCCCCGAAGAGCAAGACAGTCGATGGTTTGAGCCAATAAAGTGGAAGAATTTCTCCCACGTAAGCACTGCGCCGATAGAGCACACGGAAACATCCATCGGGGACCTCTCTGGCGTTCACATCGTAACCGGGGCTCAGCTCGGCGTTTGGGATTTTGGTGCTAAGAGCGTGTTGCACCTGAAGCTCCTCTTCTCCAAGGTACCGGGATGCACAATAAGGCGATCCGTGTGGGACCACAATCCCGCTAACCCGTGTGCCGCACAGAGACCCGACGGCTCTTCCACGTCCGCTTCAAACGAGAAAGCTGCAGACAAGAAAGGTGAGAGCTCGAGCCAAATGGGGAAATTGGCGAAGATCGTGGACATGACGGAAATGTCGAGGGGCCCGCAGGACACGCCGGGGCATTGGTTGGTGACGGGCGCTAAGCTCGGGGTCGACAAAGGTAAAATCGTGCTGCGCTTGAAGTACTCGCTGTTGAATTACTGA
- the LOC116032837 gene encoding probable LRR receptor-like serine/threonine-protein kinase At1g07650 isoform X1, which produces MLVFIFLLLCFKPIGIRAQTPALPLPDSERNALREIADQLGKKGWNLSLNPCDGDPSWNTPPQDGWPIYQNSVLCNCTYSDGFCHVESISLTAQDLAGVLPPSLAKLPFLKNIVLTRNYLSGTIPPEWASIKLEIMVVAINRLSGPIPTYLGNITTLRTLSLENNMFNGTVPRELGNLVNLERLVLSANNLTGDLPIELNNVTGLTQLRLSRNNFTGKLPSFQAWTNLQSLEIEASGFGGPIPSSISVLTNLTELRIAYLNGGDSEFPMVKNMTSLTKLMLRSCNLIGKIPDYVGSMTPLRNLDLSFNNLEGEIPSLGLSNMEVMLLTNNSLTGPVPEWMQNRDPRTQIDISYNNFSESSVPSTCRETFNLFKTFSEWNHAEKCLSPCSKDWYNFHINCGGPKVVIGETTFDDDQDSAGSTKFAHPYENWVTSSTGDFWDVNRTISDYTASNVSVIKGNETELYTAARVSPLSLTYFGRCLANGNYTITLHFAEIVIRDNRSFESLGRRFFDVYIQGVRVLKDFDIKSAARGVDTPIKLKFSAPVTDKTLEVRFYYTGKGTQTAPVRGKYGSLVSAISVESDFDPPNHKKKTVIIAVSVAASLVAILVILGIAWRRRYLKSRISKEQELMGLDLKTGFFTFRQIKAATDNFSAANKLGEGGFGAVYKGTLLDGTIVAVKQLSSKSKQGNREFVNEIGMISGLQHPNVVRLYGCCIEGNQLLLVYEYVENNSLARALFGPQESRLQIDWPTRQRICVGIAKGLAFLHEESALKIVHRDIKAANVLLDKNLNPKISDFGLAKLDEEENTHISTRVAGTIGYMAPEYALWGYLTYKVDVYSFGVMALEIAAGKNNMKFRPDESYVCLLDWALVVQKKGSLLELVDSQLGSDLNKEEAIRMIKVALICTNPSPALRPTMSAVVRMLEGEADVNDLSSDATMYGDDLHFQSLREKYDEMQSRSSERHSFFQSSNARTGDAPSSTSF; this is translated from the exons ATGCTCGTCTTCATCTTCTTGCTGCTCTGCTTTAAGCCTATCGGCATTCGAGCTCAAACGCCAGCTCTTCCTCTTCCAGATTCTGAAA GGAATGCTCTTAGAGAAATAGCTGATCAGTTGGGGAAAAAGGGCTGGAATTTGAGCCTGAATCCTTGCGATGGGGACCCAAGCTGGAATACCCCACCACAGGATGGCTGGCCAATCTATCAAAATTCTGTTCTTTGCAATTGCACATATTCTGATGGTTTCTGTCATGTTGAAAGCAT ATCGCTTACAGCTCAGGATTTAGCAGGTGTCCTTCCGCCTTCCTTGGCAAAGTTACCATTCCTCAAGAACAT TGTTCTTACACGCAACTATTTAAGTGGGACAATCCCTCCTGAATGGGCATCTATCAAACTGGAAATAAT GGTTGTTGCTATCAATCGATTATCTGGACCAATCCCAACATATTTGGGAAATATAACCACACTAAGAACACT GAGTTTGGAGAATAACATGTTTAATGGAACTGTTCCACGGGAACTCGGGAATCTTGTCAATTTAGAGAGATT AGTTCTTTCTGCAAACAATCTCACTGGTGACCTTCCGATAGAATTGAATAACGTCACCGGTTTGACACAACT TAGGTTGAGCCGAAATAACTTCACTGGGAAATTACCTAGCTTTCAGGCTTGGACAAACCTTCAAAGCTT AGAGATTGAAGCAAGTGGTTTTGGAGGACCGATACCTTCAAGCATTTCTGTATTGACGAATTTAACTGAACT AAGAATCGCTTACTTAAATGGAGGAGACTCTGAGTTTCCTATGGTAAAAAATATGACGAGTCTGACTAAGTT GATGTTGAGAAGTTGCAATTTAATTGGGAAGATACCAGATTATGTGGGCAGTATGACACCATTGcgtaatct GGATCTGAGTTTCAACAATCTAGAAGGTGAAATTCCAAGCCTTGGTCTGTCTAATATGGAAGTGAT GTTACTAACGAACAATTCTTTGACTGGGCCAGTCCCAGAATGGATGCAAAATCGAGACCCCAGAAc ACAAATAGACATTTCTTACAATAACTTCAGCGAGAGCTCTGTCCCATCAACTTGTCGTGAGACCTT CAACTTGTTCAAAACCTTCAGTGAGTGGAATCATGC AGAGAAGTGCTTGAGTCCTTGCTCAAAGG ATTGGTATAATTTCCATATAAATTGTGGGGGTCCCAAAGTTGTGATTGGAGAGACTACTTTTGATGATGATCAAGACTCAGCAGGTTCTACAAAATTTGCCCACCCATACGAGAATTGGGTTACCAGTAGTACAGGAGACTTTTGGGATGTAAACCGTACCATTTCTGACTATACAGCAAGTAACGTATCTGTTATCAAAGGAAACGAAACTGAACTTTACACAGCGGCTCGTGTCTCTCCTTTGTCATTGACTTATTTTGGACGCTGCTTGGCAAATGGAAACTATACCATCACTCTCCACTTTGCGGAAATCGTTATAAGAGATAATAGATCATTCGAGAGTCTAGGAAGACGGTTCTTTGATGTTTATATCCAG GGTGTACGAGTCTTAAAGGACTTTGATATTAAAAGTGCAGCTCGAGGAGTCGATACACCCATAAAACTGAAATTTAGCGCACCTGTCACAGACAAAACTCTAGAGGTGCGCTTTTACTATACTGGGAAAGGAACACAAACAGCCCCAGTCAGAGGAAAATATGGTTCTTTAGTATCAGCCATCTCTGTGGAATCCG ATTTTGATCCTCCAAATCACAAAAAGAAGACTGTCATTATAGCTGTTTCTGTGGCAGCTTCATTAGTTGCTATTCTCGTAATTCTTGGTATTGCTTGGAGAAGAAGATACTTAAAAAGCAGAATTTCAAAGGAACAAG AACTAATGGGACTTGATCTTAAGACTGGCTTCTTCACCTTCAGACAAATTAAAGCAGCCACTGATAACTTTAGTGCTGCAAATAAACTTGGAGAAGGTGGTTTTGGAGCTGTTTACAAG GGCACACTACTAGATGGCACCATAGTTGCTGTTAAGCAGCTTTCATCCAAGTCGAAGCAAGGAAACCGTGAATTTGTGAACGAAATTGGCATGATCTCTGGTTTGCAACACCCAAATGTGGTGAGACTCTATGGATGCTGTATAGAAGGAAATCAACTTTTACTCGTGTACGAGTACGTGGAGAACAACAGCCTTGCCAGAgctctatttg GTCCTCAAGAATCACGACTGCAAATAGACTGGCCAACTAGGCAAAGAATTTGCGTTGGCATAGCTAAAGGTTTAGCTTTCCTGCACGAGGAGTCGGCTCTAAAAATTGTTCACAGGGACATCAAAGCTGCTAATGTACTTCTTGACAAAAACCTCAATCCAAAAATTTCGGACTTTGGTTTGGCCAAACTTGATGAAGAGGAGAACACCCATATCAGTACTAGAGTTGCAGGAACAAT AGGATATATGGCGCCCGAATATGCATTATGGGGCTACTTAACCTACAAAGTAGACGTGTACAGTTTTGGCGTTATGGCCCTAGAAATAGCTGCAGGGAAAAACAACATGAAGTTTAGGCCAGATGAGAGTTATGTTTGCCTACTTGACTGG GCCCTCGTCGTGCAAAAGAAAGGGTCTCTGCTGGAGCTTGTAGATTCCCAGTTGGGATCAGATTTAAACAAAGAAGAAGCAATCAGAATGATCAAAGTGGCACTGATATGCACTAATCCATCGCCCGCGCTAAGGCCAACCATGTCTGCAGTGGTCCGCATGCTTGAAGGTGAGGCAGATGTTAATGATCTTAGCTCGGATGCAACTATGTATGGAGATGATCTCCATTTTCAATCACTCCGAGAAAAGTATGATGAAATGCAGTCTAGGTCAAGTGAGAGACATAGTTTTTTTCAGTCATCTAATGCAAGAACAGGAGATGCCCCTTCTTCAACCTCCTTCTAG
- the LOC116032837 gene encoding probable LRR receptor-like serine/threonine-protein kinase At1g07650 isoform X2 encodes MVVAINRLSGPIPTYLGNITTLRTLSLENNMFNGTVPRELGNLVNLERLVLSANNLTGDLPIELNNVTGLTQLRLSRNNFTGKLPSFQAWTNLQSLEIEASGFGGPIPSSISVLTNLTELRIAYLNGGDSEFPMVKNMTSLTKLMLRSCNLIGKIPDYVGSMTPLRNLDLSFNNLEGEIPSLGLSNMEVMLLTNNSLTGPVPEWMQNRDPRTQIDISYNNFSESSVPSTCRETFNLFKTFSEWNHAEKCLSPCSKDWYNFHINCGGPKVVIGETTFDDDQDSAGSTKFAHPYENWVTSSTGDFWDVNRTISDYTASNVSVIKGNETELYTAARVSPLSLTYFGRCLANGNYTITLHFAEIVIRDNRSFESLGRRFFDVYIQGVRVLKDFDIKSAARGVDTPIKLKFSAPVTDKTLEVRFYYTGKGTQTAPVRGKYGSLVSAISVESDFDPPNHKKKTVIIAVSVAASLVAILVILGIAWRRRYLKSRISKEQELMGLDLKTGFFTFRQIKAATDNFSAANKLGEGGFGAVYKGTLLDGTIVAVKQLSSKSKQGNREFVNEIGMISGLQHPNVVRLYGCCIEGNQLLLVYEYVENNSLARALFGPQESRLQIDWPTRQRICVGIAKGLAFLHEESALKIVHRDIKAANVLLDKNLNPKISDFGLAKLDEEENTHISTRVAGTIGYMAPEYALWGYLTYKVDVYSFGVMALEIAAGKNNMKFRPDESYVCLLDWALVVQKKGSLLELVDSQLGSDLNKEEAIRMIKVALICTNPSPALRPTMSAVVRMLEGEADVNDLSSDATMYGDDLHFQSLREKYDEMQSRSSERHSFFQSSNARTGDAPSSTSF; translated from the exons AT GGTTGTTGCTATCAATCGATTATCTGGACCAATCCCAACATATTTGGGAAATATAACCACACTAAGAACACT GAGTTTGGAGAATAACATGTTTAATGGAACTGTTCCACGGGAACTCGGGAATCTTGTCAATTTAGAGAGATT AGTTCTTTCTGCAAACAATCTCACTGGTGACCTTCCGATAGAATTGAATAACGTCACCGGTTTGACACAACT TAGGTTGAGCCGAAATAACTTCACTGGGAAATTACCTAGCTTTCAGGCTTGGACAAACCTTCAAAGCTT AGAGATTGAAGCAAGTGGTTTTGGAGGACCGATACCTTCAAGCATTTCTGTATTGACGAATTTAACTGAACT AAGAATCGCTTACTTAAATGGAGGAGACTCTGAGTTTCCTATGGTAAAAAATATGACGAGTCTGACTAAGTT GATGTTGAGAAGTTGCAATTTAATTGGGAAGATACCAGATTATGTGGGCAGTATGACACCATTGcgtaatct GGATCTGAGTTTCAACAATCTAGAAGGTGAAATTCCAAGCCTTGGTCTGTCTAATATGGAAGTGAT GTTACTAACGAACAATTCTTTGACTGGGCCAGTCCCAGAATGGATGCAAAATCGAGACCCCAGAAc ACAAATAGACATTTCTTACAATAACTTCAGCGAGAGCTCTGTCCCATCAACTTGTCGTGAGACCTT CAACTTGTTCAAAACCTTCAGTGAGTGGAATCATGC AGAGAAGTGCTTGAGTCCTTGCTCAAAGG ATTGGTATAATTTCCATATAAATTGTGGGGGTCCCAAAGTTGTGATTGGAGAGACTACTTTTGATGATGATCAAGACTCAGCAGGTTCTACAAAATTTGCCCACCCATACGAGAATTGGGTTACCAGTAGTACAGGAGACTTTTGGGATGTAAACCGTACCATTTCTGACTATACAGCAAGTAACGTATCTGTTATCAAAGGAAACGAAACTGAACTTTACACAGCGGCTCGTGTCTCTCCTTTGTCATTGACTTATTTTGGACGCTGCTTGGCAAATGGAAACTATACCATCACTCTCCACTTTGCGGAAATCGTTATAAGAGATAATAGATCATTCGAGAGTCTAGGAAGACGGTTCTTTGATGTTTATATCCAG GGTGTACGAGTCTTAAAGGACTTTGATATTAAAAGTGCAGCTCGAGGAGTCGATACACCCATAAAACTGAAATTTAGCGCACCTGTCACAGACAAAACTCTAGAGGTGCGCTTTTACTATACTGGGAAAGGAACACAAACAGCCCCAGTCAGAGGAAAATATGGTTCTTTAGTATCAGCCATCTCTGTGGAATCCG ATTTTGATCCTCCAAATCACAAAAAGAAGACTGTCATTATAGCTGTTTCTGTGGCAGCTTCATTAGTTGCTATTCTCGTAATTCTTGGTATTGCTTGGAGAAGAAGATACTTAAAAAGCAGAATTTCAAAGGAACAAG AACTAATGGGACTTGATCTTAAGACTGGCTTCTTCACCTTCAGACAAATTAAAGCAGCCACTGATAACTTTAGTGCTGCAAATAAACTTGGAGAAGGTGGTTTTGGAGCTGTTTACAAG GGCACACTACTAGATGGCACCATAGTTGCTGTTAAGCAGCTTTCATCCAAGTCGAAGCAAGGAAACCGTGAATTTGTGAACGAAATTGGCATGATCTCTGGTTTGCAACACCCAAATGTGGTGAGACTCTATGGATGCTGTATAGAAGGAAATCAACTTTTACTCGTGTACGAGTACGTGGAGAACAACAGCCTTGCCAGAgctctatttg GTCCTCAAGAATCACGACTGCAAATAGACTGGCCAACTAGGCAAAGAATTTGCGTTGGCATAGCTAAAGGTTTAGCTTTCCTGCACGAGGAGTCGGCTCTAAAAATTGTTCACAGGGACATCAAAGCTGCTAATGTACTTCTTGACAAAAACCTCAATCCAAAAATTTCGGACTTTGGTTTGGCCAAACTTGATGAAGAGGAGAACACCCATATCAGTACTAGAGTTGCAGGAACAAT AGGATATATGGCGCCCGAATATGCATTATGGGGCTACTTAACCTACAAAGTAGACGTGTACAGTTTTGGCGTTATGGCCCTAGAAATAGCTGCAGGGAAAAACAACATGAAGTTTAGGCCAGATGAGAGTTATGTTTGCCTACTTGACTGG GCCCTCGTCGTGCAAAAGAAAGGGTCTCTGCTGGAGCTTGTAGATTCCCAGTTGGGATCAGATTTAAACAAAGAAGAAGCAATCAGAATGATCAAAGTGGCACTGATATGCACTAATCCATCGCCCGCGCTAAGGCCAACCATGTCTGCAGTGGTCCGCATGCTTGAAGGTGAGGCAGATGTTAATGATCTTAGCTCGGATGCAACTATGTATGGAGATGATCTCCATTTTCAATCACTCCGAGAAAAGTATGATGAAATGCAGTCTAGGTCAAGTGAGAGACATAGTTTTTTTCAGTCATCTAATGCAAGAACAGGAGATGCCCCTTCTTCAACCTCCTTCTAG